From a single Aggregatilinea lenta genomic region:
- a CDS encoding GNAT family N-acetyltransferase has translation MPDPKNPILQDFPDRFESERLIIRAPRPGDGAASNEALRESLAELQPWMPWATPVPTPEDTELHDREAAAEWLRRETLQLLLFRKSDGLFVGSSGLHNIDWAVPRFEIGYWIRTSLSGQGYVTEAVNAITDFAFDVLGAQRLEIRCDARNERSAAVARRAGYALEVTMRHQMRGVDGSLRDTLVFVKLREDWTGTA, from the coding sequence ATGCCCGATCCCAAAAATCCGATTCTGCAAGATTTTCCCGATCGGTTCGAGTCCGAGCGGCTGATCATCCGCGCGCCGAGGCCCGGCGACGGGGCCGCGTCGAACGAGGCGCTGCGCGAATCGCTGGCCGAGCTTCAGCCGTGGATGCCGTGGGCGACGCCGGTCCCCACGCCGGAGGATACGGAACTGCACGATCGCGAGGCGGCGGCGGAATGGCTCCGGCGCGAGACTCTGCAACTGCTGCTGTTCCGCAAAAGCGACGGGCTGTTCGTAGGCAGCAGCGGGTTGCACAACATCGATTGGGCCGTGCCGCGCTTCGAGATCGGGTACTGGATCCGCACGAGCCTGTCGGGGCAGGGCTACGTCACGGAGGCGGTCAACGCGATCACGGACTTCGCGTTCGACGTGCTCGGCGCGCAACGGCTGGAGATCCGGTGTGACGCGCGTAACGAGCGCAGCGCGGCGGTGGCGCGACGGGCAGGGTATGCGCTCGAAGTGACGATGCGCCACCAGATGCGCGGCGTGGACGGCTCGCTGCGGGATACGCTGGTGTTCGTCAAGCTGCGCGAAGACTGGACCGGTACAGCCTGA
- a CDS encoding nitrogen fixation protein NifH — protein sequence MTGVTEVLNANPLPWLLEPDAATPGVRYFALRDVLGLPADHPEVVAARARIMESGPVPAILAAQEPEGYWGKPGAGYAPKYRGTVWSVMFLAQFGADGRDKRARRGGEYLLAHAQSKAGGFGTGATLSSTIHCLWGNVTRALLDLGFGGDPRLDVAIDQLARSITGDGYGEYPRSGVVSPGFGCSVNSNLPCGWGAVRALWALNAVPAEARSAAVESAIAASVEFLTAYNIARAEYPYDNRISQNWFKFGYPLGYVSDVLMVLEVLTEAGVVDGLDEAVELVLSKQDEQGRWKLEYGYTSKMWINVERMGKPSKWITLRALRVLARLDRVPGEWVALAA from the coding sequence ATGACCGGTGTGACCGAGGTGCTCAACGCCAATCCGCTGCCGTGGCTGCTGGAACCGGACGCGGCGACTCCCGGTGTGCGCTATTTCGCCCTGCGCGACGTGCTGGGCCTGCCCGCCGATCACCCGGAGGTGGTCGCGGCGCGGGCGCGCATCATGGAGAGCGGGCCGGTTCCGGCGATTCTGGCTGCGCAGGAGCCAGAGGGCTACTGGGGCAAGCCGGGGGCGGGCTATGCGCCGAAATACCGGGGCACAGTGTGGTCGGTGATGTTCCTGGCGCAGTTCGGCGCGGACGGACGCGACAAGCGCGCGCGGCGCGGCGGGGAATATCTGCTGGCGCACGCGCAGTCCAAAGCGGGCGGATTCGGCACGGGCGCCACGCTCAGCTCGACGATACACTGCCTGTGGGGCAATGTCACGCGTGCCCTGTTAGACCTCGGTTTCGGCGGCGATCCGCGCCTGGACGTCGCCATCGACCAGTTGGCGCGCTCCATCACGGGCGACGGGTATGGCGAGTATCCGCGATCCGGCGTCGTGTCGCCGGGGTTCGGCTGCTCGGTGAACAGCAACCTGCCGTGCGGCTGGGGCGCGGTGCGCGCATTATGGGCGCTGAACGCCGTCCCGGCGGAGGCGCGATCCGCTGCGGTCGAGTCCGCGATCGCCGCGAGTGTCGAGTTCTTGACGGCGTACAACATCGCGCGGGCCGAATACCCGTACGACAACCGCATCAGCCAGAACTGGTTCAAGTTCGGCTACCCGCTGGGCTACGTCAGCGACGTGCTGATGGTGCTCGAAGTGTTGACCGAGGCGGGCGTGGTCGATGGGTTGGATGAGGCCGTCGAGCTGGTGCTCTCGAAGCAGGATGAGCAGGGCCGGTGGAAACTCGAATACGGCTATACAAGCAAGATGTGGATCAACGTGGAGCGGATGGGGAAGCCCAGCAAGTGGATCACGCTGCGGGCGCTGCGCGTGCTGGCGCGGCTGGATCGCGTGCCGGGTGAATGGGTGGCGCTGGCGGCGTGA
- the hisS gene encoding histidine--tRNA ligase, producing MPKIDARLPKGMRDFLPEEVLKRQYVFGVITDVFKTFGFEPIETPVLEMEDTLLGKYGDEAEKLIFHAQHPGGKEELALRYDLTVPLSRYVSMHENDLSFPFRRYHIAPVWRAERPQKGRYREFYQCDADIVGIEDPSADAEIVSLVTTALRRLGFADFKVNVNHRQILTGIGIYAGVPDAQLGDLYRSVDKLDKIGIDGVAAELRESGIAEDAIARMFTLLERREGGAESLGWLRELLAGIEPAQKGIADLEQMVEYLNVMGVPQENVQIDYAMVRGLSYYTGPIFETVITKPDNLGSVTGGGRYDELVGLFRKQSLATTGTSLGVERIIDLMDKLDLYPPALTGTVVEALVTVFEPGLQGETLKLANELRAGGVRTEAFMQPKKSIGKQVQYADRKGVRVVAFLGSEEIKNGVVNFKRLSDGTEISAPRAEAVQAVRSLLSE from the coding sequence ATGCCCAAAATTGACGCCCGCCTGCCCAAAGGGATGCGCGACTTCCTGCCGGAAGAAGTGCTCAAGCGCCAGTACGTGTTTGGCGTGATCACGGACGTGTTCAAGACCTTCGGCTTCGAGCCGATCGAGACGCCCGTGCTCGAAATGGAAGACACGCTGCTCGGTAAATATGGCGACGAGGCCGAGAAGCTGATCTTCCACGCGCAACACCCCGGCGGCAAGGAGGAACTGGCGCTGCGCTATGACCTTACCGTGCCGCTGAGCCGCTACGTGTCGATGCACGAAAACGATCTGTCGTTCCCGTTCCGGCGCTATCACATCGCCCCGGTGTGGCGCGCGGAGCGCCCGCAAAAGGGCCGCTACCGCGAGTTCTACCAGTGCGACGCGGACATCGTCGGCATCGAGGACCCGTCGGCGGACGCGGAGATCGTCAGTCTGGTGACGACGGCGCTGCGGCGGCTGGGCTTCGCGGACTTTAAGGTGAACGTTAACCACCGCCAGATCCTGACGGGGATCGGTATTTACGCGGGCGTGCCCGACGCGCAACTGGGCGACCTGTATCGCAGCGTGGATAAGCTCGACAAGATCGGGATCGACGGCGTGGCGGCGGAACTGCGCGAAAGCGGCATCGCGGAAGACGCGATCGCGCGCATGTTCACGTTGCTCGAACGGCGCGAAGGTGGCGCGGAGTCGCTGGGCTGGCTGCGCGAGCTGCTGGCGGGCATCGAACCGGCGCAGAAGGGTATCGCGGACCTGGAGCAGATGGTCGAGTACCTGAACGTGATGGGCGTGCCGCAGGAGAACGTGCAGATCGATTACGCGATGGTGCGCGGCCTGAGCTACTACACCGGGCCGATTTTCGAGACGGTCATCACCAAGCCCGATAACCTGGGCAGCGTGACCGGCGGCGGGCGTTACGACGAGCTTGTGGGCCTGTTCCGCAAGCAGAGTCTGGCCACGACAGGCACGAGCCTGGGCGTGGAGCGCATCATCGACCTGATGGACAAGCTCGACCTGTATCCGCCCGCGCTGACCGGGACGGTGGTCGAGGCGCTGGTGACGGTCTTCGAGCCGGGCCTGCAAGGCGAAACGCTCAAGCTGGCGAACGAACTGCGCGCGGGCGGCGTGCGGACCGAGGCGTTCATGCAGCCGAAGAAATCGATTGGAAAGCAGGTGCAGTACGCGGATCGCAAGGGCGTGCGTGTGGTGGCGTTCCTGGGGTCCGAGGAGATCAAAAACGGCGTGGTGAACTTCAAGCGCCTGAGCGACGGCACCGAGATCAGCGCGCCACGCGCCGAGGCGGTCCAGGCCGTGCGCAGCCTGTTGAGCGAGTAA
- a CDS encoding NAD(P)/FAD-dependent oxidoreductase has product MKEHVVIIGGGFGGLYAAKRLKNAPVNVTLIDRRNHHLFQPLLYQVATGELSPADIATPLRRLLKGQKNAKVVLGEVTGFDVENRAVLLHDEVIHYDRLIVAAGAGNHYFGKNEWARWAPSLKTVEDATEIRRRVLGAFEAAERATDPDKIRAWLTFAVIGGGPTGVELAGALAEVAHETLKHDFRSIDPSQARILLIQSPDRVLPTYSPDLSAKAEAALARLGVEVVTGTRVTDVGPDGLRLSHDGHEDDIAARTILWAAGVQASPLGKALADATGATTDRGGRIPVEPDLSVPGHPEIHVIGDMASYAHQTGTPLPGVAQVAIQQGRYMGDLIHRRVQGDDLPSFRYRDPGSVATIGRGKAVAEIGRFRLAGWLAWNLWMVIHLMYQMDLENRVLVLVQWMWNFTTRGRSALLITERETPFAGIRATAEIGLKTLRETATLSRVRETNTMRRAG; this is encoded by the coding sequence ATGAAAGAACACGTCGTCATCATCGGAGGCGGATTCGGGGGACTGTATGCCGCCAAGCGTTTGAAGAACGCGCCGGTCAACGTCACGCTGATCGATCGCCGCAACCATCACCTGTTCCAGCCGCTGCTGTATCAGGTGGCGACCGGCGAGCTATCGCCCGCAGACATCGCTACGCCGCTGCGCCGCCTGCTGAAAGGGCAGAAGAACGCGAAAGTGGTGCTGGGCGAGGTGACCGGGTTCGACGTGGAAAACCGGGCGGTGCTTCTGCACGACGAGGTGATTCACTACGACCGTCTGATCGTCGCGGCGGGCGCGGGCAACCACTACTTCGGCAAAAACGAGTGGGCGCGGTGGGCTCCCAGCCTGAAGACGGTCGAGGACGCGACCGAAATCCGGCGGCGGGTGCTGGGCGCGTTCGAGGCCGCCGAACGGGCGACCGATCCCGACAAGATCCGCGCGTGGCTGACCTTCGCGGTCATCGGCGGTGGCCCGACCGGCGTAGAGCTGGCCGGGGCGCTGGCGGAAGTGGCGCACGAAACGCTCAAGCACGATTTCCGTAGTATCGACCCTTCGCAGGCCCGCATCCTGCTGATCCAGAGTCCCGATCGCGTGCTGCCGACCTACTCACCCGACCTTTCGGCCAAAGCCGAGGCCGCACTGGCCCGGCTGGGCGTGGAGGTGGTGACGGGGACGCGGGTGACGGATGTCGGGCCGGACGGGCTGCGCCTCTCCCACGACGGGCACGAAGACGACATCGCCGCGCGCACGATCCTGTGGGCAGCGGGCGTGCAGGCGTCCCCGCTGGGTAAGGCGCTGGCGGACGCAACCGGCGCGACTACCGATCGCGGCGGCCGGATCCCCGTGGAGCCGGATCTGTCGGTGCCCGGGCACCCTGAAATCCACGTGATCGGGGACATGGCGAGCTACGCGCACCAGACCGGAACGCCGCTGCCGGGCGTGGCCCAGGTGGCGATCCAGCAGGGACGCTACATGGGGGATCTGATCCACCGCCGGGTGCAGGGCGACGACCTGCCATCCTTCCGCTACCGCGATCCGGGCAGCGTGGCCACCATCGGGCGGGGCAAGGCGGTGGCTGAGATCGGGCGCTTCCGGCTGGCCGGGTGGCTGGCGTGGAACCTGTGGATGGTGATCCACCTCATGTACCAGATGGACCTCGAAAATCGGGTGCTGGTGCTGGTGCAGTGGATGTGGAACTTCACCACACGCGGACGGTCGGCGCTGCTGATCACGGAGCGGGAGACGCCGTTCGCCGGGATTCGCGCCACCGCCGAGATCGGGCTGAAGACGCTGCGCGAGACGGCGACGCTCTCTCGCGTACGCGAGACGAATACCATGCGGCGGGCGGGGTGA